A genomic region of Candidatus Bathyarchaeota archaeon contains the following coding sequences:
- the twy1 gene encoding 4-demethylwyosine synthase TYW1, translated as MGLVPTLLIEALKKHKYHIVGRHSAVKRCRWLYETLIHGRPCYKQKFYGIKTHQCIQMTPALFYCTQRCLFCWRAQSGDLQITWEENMLPLWDSPEEIVEGSIKAQLAILSGYKGNPKTDPQKFKEALRPRHAAISLTGEPTLYEPLGELIHAFHKRGFTTFLVSNGTVPSALAKLSHEPSQLYISVCAPNKEIYRKVCRPLTQNAWEKLNETLEMLKSFSCPTAIRITAVRGLNMGNIEEYAKLMEKANPTYVEPKAYMHVGFSRLRLSYENMPSHMEIREFAFKLGEAAGYKVIDESEESRVALLSRLEKPVKFSFC; from the coding sequence ATGGGTCTTGTTCCAACATTGCTGATTGAAGCGCTGAAAAAACATAAGTACCATATTGTTGGTAGACATTCGGCTGTCAAACGATGCAGATGGCTTTATGAGACACTGATTCACGGAAGACCATGCTACAAGCAGAAGTTTTACGGGATAAAAACCCACCAGTGCATTCAAATGACACCAGCACTTTTCTATTGCACACAACGATGTCTTTTTTGTTGGCGAGCTCAGAGTGGAGACCTCCAAATTACATGGGAAGAAAACATGTTGCCCCTATGGGATTCACCTGAAGAAATCGTTGAAGGAAGTATAAAGGCACAACTAGCAATTTTAAGCGGGTATAAGGGAAACCCGAAGACAGATCCTCAAAAGTTTAAAGAAGCATTAAGACCCCGCCATGCAGCCATAAGCCTAACAGGTGAGCCAACCCTTTACGAACCTCTGGGAGAGCTTATCCACGCTTTCCACAAGAGAGGCTTCACAACATTTTTGGTGTCTAATGGAACAGTGCCCTCAGCGCTGGCAAAATTAAGCCATGAACCATCACAACTGTATATCTCAGTCTGCGCCCCAAACAAGGAAATTTACCGAAAAGTTTGCCGACCACTCACGCAGAATGCTTGGGAGAAACTAAATGAAACACTGGAGATGCTTAAAAGCTTTAGCTGCCCCACAGCGATTCGTATAACAGCTGTGCGTGGTCTCAACATGGGAAACATCGAGGAATACGCTAAACTGATGGAAAAGGCTAATCCAACGTATGTTGAACCGAAAGCGTATATGCATGTTGGTTTTTCGAGACTGCGTTTAAGCTATGAAAACATGCCAAGCCATATGGAAATCCGTGAATTTGCATTTAAGCTTGGGGAAGCAGCTGGTTATAAAGTTATTGACGAGTCGGAGGAAAGTCGTGTCGCATTGTTAAGCAGGCTAGAAAAGCCTGTGAAGTTTTCATTTTGTTAA